The genomic segment GCACATACTCTTAAGGGGTTATCCGGTAATTTAGCTTGCGATAAGTTAACCGCTCAGGCAAAAGAACTTGAAAAGAACTTGATTGACGAAACTGAGCTTTCAGATGAACTTAGTCAATTAGACAACTTAGTTAGCTCAATTTGCGAAGCTATCGATGTTTGGTTAAATAACAATGAAACTGGCGATGAGGCTACTCAGCTTGAACTTATCAGCGATGAAGTTTTTGCGGAATTACTCGATAAATTATTGGCGCTGTTAGACGATGGCGACGCATCAGCTACCGATATGATCGACAATCTACAGTTACAGGTGAATCAGCAAACTTGGGCTAAACTTAAGCCCGTAGGTGCAATGATTAAAGGTTACCAGTTTGAAGATGCTGTCGAACATATTGAGAAAATTCGTAAGAGTATTGGTTGATGTGGTTTTTACAGCTTACCGAAAAAGTATTTTAAGTCATATTCACTAGGAAGAGTTATAGGGATTTAACATGGAAAAAGCGACGGTGCTGATAGTTGATGATACACCTGAAAATATTGACATTTTAGTTGGTATTTTAGGTAAAGATTACAAGATCAAAGTCGCAATTGATGGTCCTAAAGCGTTAGCTTTGGCTCAAAAGTCGGCTCCAGATCTTATTTTGTTAGACGTTATGATGCCTGGCATGAACGGCCATGAGGTTTGTCAGAAACTCAAAAGTGAGCCACTAACCTGTCATATTCCGGTGATATTTGTTACGGCATTATCTGAGACTGAAGATGAAGCACAAGGCTTTGAGTTAGGCGCCGTGGATTATATTACTAAACCTGTCAGTCCCGCAGTGGTAAAGGCGAGAGTAAAAACCCATTTATCTTTGTATGATCAAAAACGCTTACTTGAATCAGAAGTCGCCCAACGTACTAAAGAGTTGAGTGAAACTCGATTTGAAATTATTCGCCGTTTAGGTCGAGCAGCAGAATACAAAGATAATGAAACCGGATTACATGTTATTAGAATGAGCCACTACGCTAGATTATTAGCGATTGCATCTGGTCATTCTTCTCGGTTTTGTGAGTTAGTCTATAACGCAGCGCCCATGCATGATATTGGCAAAATAGGCACGCCAGATTCGATATTAAAAAAGCCGGGTAAGTTAGATGCCGATGAGTGGAAAGAGATGCAAGCCCATGCGCAAATCGGTGCTGAAATTATCGGCGATCATGATGACCCTTTATTGCAAATGGCTAAACGCATTGCCATTAGCCATCATGAAAAATGGGACGGCAGTGGTTACCCCCACGGTTTATCTGGTGAAGATATTCCAATAGAAGGACGTATTATTGCCATTGCCGATGTATTTGATGCTCTGACTTCTACAAGGCCTTATAAAAAAGCGTGGACGGTTGAAGACACGATGGCGCTAATTGAGAAAGAGTCAGGCAAGCATTTCGATCCTGATTTGGTAAAACAGTTTCGTTCAGTACTCGATGATGTGAAAGAAATCAAAGCGAAGCACGAAGAAACTTTTTAATACTGCCGCTATTTAGAAAATAAAAAGACTGCTAACCCTTATTGGGTTAGCAGCCTTTTTTATATCACGTTTGATTAGCGCAACTACTTATGCTGTTACTCTTCGTCTAATGAATAAGGAAGTGGTACAACTGAAAGTAGGCTATGACTGTCATCGCTAATACGAAGTACAGCATCATTATCAGTGTCGTTTGCTAGGACTGCGGTTAGCAATACTTGGCCATTATACTGAACTGACTCAATGACTTTACCTGCACGGCGATAGTCACCATCCATTTGAACTTCGATTTGTGTTTCGCTATTGACGGTATCGGAGGCTGTTCCAGACAAAATATACAAGGCACGTTTATTACCACCTCGGTATTTCATTCTGGCGATAGTCTCTTGACCCATGTAACAGCCTTTTTCAAAACTAATCCCATTTACAGCTTGTACATTACACATTTGTGGCACAAATTCAGCGCTATGGTTAGCGTCAATGTTGGCATAACCCGCTTTTATCTCTAGTGCTTGCCAAGCAGAAGCATTAAGTAATGGCTGCTTAGAAGCTACAATGACTTTGCTTGCTATATCTTCGTTTAGAATCAATATAAATCGGTCATTATCTTTTAAAATAATCGAGTTATCGACGACAGTTAATTCGTCATTTATCGCACCAAATTCTTGTTCAACGAACTGGCTTGCTGTGTTACCTGCTATCCCTATAATACATTTACTCGCACTGATATCAGTTAATTCAGCTTTACTGAAAACAGCATATTTTTGCCACTGAGCCAGACTTAGCGGTAATGCGGATGCTGTGTGAAGGGTGAATAAGCTGTCATTGCATGAGAATGTTCTGAAGCTTGAGATCATTTTTCCTTTTGCATCACAATGAGCTCCCCAACGCCATTGCTGGTCTGTTAGTGAGGTGATATCAGTGGTGACTTGGCCGTGAATAAAGGTTTTACCTTGCTCACCAGTAATTTCAATTAAGCCTAAATGCGTGAGATTGGCGACAAATAAGTCAGGGGAAGTATGTAGAAAGTCCCAATCAGGCTGTGTTGTTGCAAGTGTCATAAACTGATCCTTAAGATGACCATCAAAAGATAGACAGTGAGTGTAACGGAATTCATTAATGCTCAAAAGAAAAAGCTACCTTCAATTGAATGAAGATAGCTTTAGTTCACAATATTTTCGTGATGTTATTGGTCAATTCGTCATCAAGTTTAAATGGGCTGATTGACCGTTTAACTTAACGATTAAAACAATACACGAGTACGAATCGTACCATCAATCGCTTTCAATTCACCAAGAGCTTGTTCAGCTTGATTAGAGTCAACTTCCATCACTACATAACCAATGTCTGCTGTGGTTTGCAGATATTGCGCTGCAATGTTGATACCTTTTTCAGAGAAGGCTTGGTTAATTTTGATCAATACGCCAGGGCGGTTATGGTGAATATGCAGTAGACGTGAAGTGCCTTTGTGTTGTGGCAACGTCACTTCTGGGAAGTTAACTGCAGATACAGTTGAACCGTTATCTGAGTATTTAGCTAACTTGCCAGCGACTTCAATACCGATATTTTCTTGCGCTTCAGCGGTGCTACCACCAATGTGCGGAGTAAGAATCACGTTATCTAAGCCTCTTAATGGGCTAACAAATTCATCATCATTAGATTTTGGTTCTACAGGGAATACATCAATCGCAGCACCTGCAAGGTGACCAGACTTTAATGCCTCAGATAGCGCTTCGATATCAACAACGGTGCCACGAGACGCATTAATGAATATGCTTTTTTCACGCATTTGAGCAAACTCGGTTGCGCCAAACATGTCTTTTGTTTGAGGCGTTTCAGGTACATGCAAACTGATTACGTCAGCTTCATTCAATAGGGCTTCTAATGAGTGAATTTGACTTGCGTTACCGAGTGGCAATTTGTCTTCGATATCAAAAAATACGACTTTCATGCCTAAGGTTTCTGCAAGAATACCTAGTTGAGTACCGATATGACCGTAGCCGATAACGCCTAAGGTTTTACCACGAACTTCGTAACTGCCAGCTGCACTCTTCAACCACCCACCACGATGAGCATGAGCATTTCGTTGCGGAATGCCACGCATCAACATGATGATTTCACCCAATACTAATTCTGCTACACTTCGCGTATTAGAAAATGGCGCATTGAATACAGGCACACCTAACTTTTCAGCGGCAGCAATATCGACTTGGTTAGTACCAATACAGAAACAGCCAATAGCCACTAATTTCTCAGCATGATTTAACACATCAGCAGTTAATTGAGTACGGGAACGCAAACCGACAAAATGGGCATCCTTAATGGATTTTAATAGCTCATCTTCTGGTAACGAAGCTTTGTGATATTCAATGTTTGTGTAACCTGCACGCTCTAGTACATCGACCGCAGTTTGGTGGACGCCCTCCAACAGCAGGATTTTGATCTTATCCTTGTCAAGCGAGTGTTTCGCCATGATATGGGTACCCTCTTATCAATAGTTATGCTTATGTTATGCTGATAGTAATGCAAGACCAAAATAGCACTTTTTTAACTGGTTGTAGAGGGCTAGATGGCTAAAGTTAATATTCTAATTCTAGAACAATATCATCTAAGAGGGATTTAGTTTGAATAAGAAAGTTATATGGCTAGTGATTTATTGCAGCGTGCTCTGTTGGTCTGTTATCTCACCTAAGGATATGTTTACTTGGTGGCTTGAAGCGCTTCCTGCGTTATTGGCTATTCCTATCCTATTTTTTACTCGAAATAAATTCCCCTTAACCTCACTGTCTTATCTGTTAATTTTAATCCATTGCTGTGTGCTGTTGGTTGGCGCTAAATACACTTATGCAGAGGTGCCGTTATTCGATTGGTTAGCACAACTGATGGATAGTGACAGAAATAACTACGATAAAGTTGGCCATCTCGCGCAAGGTTTTATACCTGTGATGTTAGCCCGTGAAGTGATGTTGAGAAATCATGTGTTACAACCAGGCTATTGGTGCCAGTTTTTATCTGTGTGTTTTGTGTTGGCGTTTTCAGCTTTCTACGAACTCATAGAATGGTGGGTAGCTTTATTAACGGGTGAAGATGCAGAAGCCTTTTTAGGCACTCAAGGTTACGTTTGGGATACCCAATCTGACATGTTTATGGCATTAGTAGGAGGAATTAGTGCATTAGTGTTGCTTACTGGACTACATAATAAGCAGTTAGCATCACTTAATCGTCACTAATTTTTAGGTAAATAAACTAAATTAGGCAGTGCGGAAAGTTTTTTTATGCTATTAATAGAGGACTTTATAAGGACTTAGATGATTAATTCATACATTAGTATTGCAAAAATACCTTATGGACTAGTTAAAATATACTATCATTGAACATTGTTGTTACATGTTTTCAACATTTCAGGAAGAAACTCGCTGACGCGAGATGTGATGGATACTTTTCAGGGAGAAAAGTGATGAATTCAAATATTGATGAATTAGTTTTTTTGCACCAAGTCGCAGCGCCATGTCATTTGGCCATTTTAGCTGAGTCTATTGGTCTCAAAACTCGCATAGTTAAACATGCGAGTGAACTAGAGGTTGAGAAAAATACCAATAGTTTTTATCTAATCGCTCAAAAAGGAGCGGCTTTAGACAGTAAAGGTATCCCTTTACTGGTTTCTCGGCTCGTCAATCATGTCCCTGTTGCTTTATATCAAGTTGAGCGTGGCTCGCTTGATCAAGAGTCAGCGCTATTGTTAGGAGTCAGAGGCTTACTTTATGCCGATCAGCGTATGGATCTGATGTTAACAGGGCTGAGAAAAATGGTCGCAGATGAGCTTTGGTATGATAGACCGCTAATTAGTAAGATTTTCCGCAGATTGGTTCAGAAACTGGATGCAAATATTGATATTCCGCCTGATACGGTTGCTATGCTACAAATGCTAACAAGCCGAGAAAGAACGATTATTCAACTTGTTTCTAGCGGTGCTCGTAATAAAGAAATTGCCCACAGGTTGTGTATTAGTGAGCATACAGTCAAAGCCCACATTTCATCTATTTTCCGTAAAACGCAATCACGCAATCGGGTTGAATTATTGCGTTGGGCGCAAACTTATCAAGCTCACTTTGAGTTCGCTTAAATCTATATACCGGTAGACGTTACAGTTACTGATTTTCCATTAAAATTGCAGTCAACAAGTTTGCATAAAAAGGGAGCCAAATGGCTCCCTTTTTCATCACTATATCTACAAATTATTTGTAAAAAGCAATAATTAGTTTTGGTAAATAGTTGCTGTATTAAAGTCGCCAGACTGCGATACATTGATCATATCGTTACTGCCTACTTGCATACCCGTTACTAAGTTATCATTGCCTACTTGAGAAATAGTTAAGCTGTTGTTAGTACCATCGACAAGGAAATAGCCGTCATCGCCACCAACCCAGTTACCAGCGCCTTCTTGTGCAATATCGATGATATGATCTTCACCAAGAGACACAACATCAGCTAAGTTAAATTCGCCTTCTTGTACGATATCAACACTTTGGCCAATCCCAACGACGCTCACAGTGGCTTCGTTGTCAGAGCCGACTTGTTCAAGTGTCGTGCTGTTTTCAAAACCAAAGGTATCTGAATAAGCAAAGTTAGTGTCGCCTTCTTGGCTAACTGAAACTGTATTTTGATCAAGTTCAACAAACACAGCAACTTCATTACTGTTACCTGTTGAGCTAATTTCTACCATGTTATCAGCACCATATGTACCTGAAGCAACGTAGTTATCTTCGCCATCTTGAACGACACTAATCACGTTTAAATCGCCGATTGTTTCGAATTCGGTTAGGTTGGCAGTACCTGACTGATCAATATCAATCATGTTGTCATTACCAGAAATTACAGCAATGTTGCTATCACCAACTTGGTTGCCTGTACCATCTTGATAGATGAATACTTCATTACCATTGCCAGTAGCAAACTCAATAACGGCGCTGTTCAAGTCACCGCTTTGATCGATAACAATATCGTTATCTGAGCCCGTTAAGCTTGCAACAACCCCTGTGTTAGCAAAGCCAGATTGGACGATTTCAAAACTGTTATCATTACCTGTGACACCTAATACAGCACCAAAGTTTTCATCACCTGATTGGTCGACAAATAAATCGTTGTTATTGCCAACGTTTGTACCACCTGCAGCAGATACTAAGCCAGCTTGGTTATTGTTACCTTGCTGAGAGATAATGCCGTCATTGTCATTACCTTCTACACGAAAAATTGCCAAGTTAGTTTCACCAACTTGTGTGGTTTGAGTTAAGTTGCTGTCACCCACTTGCTGGATAATGCTGTTGTTTCGAAACCCGTCTTGTACTGTATCAGCGATATTAGATGCGCCTACAGAAGTGGTTTCACTTGTATTCCAAAACCCTGATTGGTCAACAGTAACTTGGTTGTCATTACCATTCACACTTACGTTTGAAATATGCCAGTCATCAACCTGATTGGTTAACACAATATTACCATTACCTTCAGAAGTAATGTATGACTCCTGCCAATCACCTGTCTGTATCACTTCAGCAATTTGGTCATCACCAACTTGAGTGACCTCTGCAACATGACGAGTACCAGATTGACTAACTAAAGCATCTTGCCCTAATCCAGTTTGAACAACAGTCGATTGACTGTTAACTGCTGCAGCGACTTCTGCTGATTTTTCTACAGCAGTGACACCTGGCAGAGATAGGCCAGTAGCGCTGACCGGTAAAGCAAGACTTGCTGTAATAGCGAGAGAAATTAACGATAATTTTGTTTGCGACTTCATTAGACGCTCCCTGTTTGAATATTGATTCAAGTGATAGTGCTGGTAACTACCTTCTCAATAGTAAAATTCGCTTCCTAGCACAGATAATGCATACAGAATTAACCGCTGCAGAATGAGTCCTGACTGCGAGCATGAAGTGAACTTGGTACCCGTACATTTCAAAAAGTCTGTTGAGAAAATGTCGAAAAATCCGCATTGAAATCTTCCGTCTTTCTTTGCAAATCTTTGGCATTCTCGTGAACCTTGATGACTTCCTTTATATGAACTGAGACAAGCTACATGGGTTAACTTACGGACAGATACTTGATAGCTCAATCGGAAGAATGGCTACTTTTATTTGCCCTGTTAACAACAATACTTTAGTGCTATTTGTGTTTAAGTTAATGTTTATAAAAGATTTAATTTGTGGACTTTGGCAGGTTGATATTTTATCTAGACTAATAGGGTTAGTAGTTTATTACTATTTCACGATTCGCCACTTTTAAAACTCCTTTTGCTATGACAACAATCACAATGCAACAACAATTCCGGGTTTCACTTAGTGGAATGTCAACTCGCTTATAAGGCTAATGGATAAGCTACCAGTGTTGAGGTACCGGTTCTGGAATTAATAATGGAAGATAGGAAGCCAGAAAATGATCAAGAAAATGTCACCAATTGCAATCGCAATTACTTCAGTTATGGCGTTAAATGCCGCCCCTGCAATGGCAAAAAATACCGTTGAATTTAAAAAGGATCAATTGCTCGTTGTTTATAAAGACAACGTGACTAAATTTGAAAAGTTATCTGCTCAACGCTTAGTTAGCGGTACGTTAACCGATAAAAATTTAGATGGTGTTGATGATAAATTTCAGCATTTATTATCAGGTCGCCTTGCAAAACTGCAACTAAAAAGCGGTAGTGATTTAGATGCTGCAATCAAAATGATCAGCAAGCATCCAGCGGTAAAATATGCAGAGCCAAACTACACATACAGAGCCTTAGGCATGCCGGATGATCCTAGCTTTGTAGACCTATGGGGCCTGCATAATACTGGTCAATCTTCAGGCACCGCAGGGGCTGATATTGATGCCGTTGCTGCTTGGGATATTACTACGGGTAGCGACAGTGTTGTCATTGGCGTCATTGATACTGGTGTTGATTATAATCACCCAGATCTTGTCAGTAATATGTGGGTTAACCCTGGTGAAATTGCAGGTAACGGCATAGATGATGATGGTAATGGGGTCATCGATGATGTACATGGTTATAACCCGATAACTGGATCTGGTGATCCAATGGACGGCAATGGTCATGGTACACACGTTGCGGGTACCATTGGTGCAACAGGTAATAACGGCGTCGGTGTCGTGGGGGTCAACTGGGATGTAACGATGATCGGTTGTAAGTTCCTATCGGACAGTGGTACGGGAACAACCGAAGATGCAATTGCATGTATTGATTATTTCACAAATCTCAAGGTCAACCACGGCGTTGATGTTAAAGCGACCAATAACTCTTGGGGTGGCGGTGGTTTCAGCCAAGCATTAAAAGATTCTATTGATTCAGCTGGTGATCAAGGCATTTTATTTGTTGCTGCAGCGGGTAATGACGCGATTGATAATGACGTTAACCCGCATTACCCATCAAGCTATGACTCTGATGTTGTCATGTCTATTGCGAGTACTGACAGAAATGATGCC from the Shewanella japonica genome contains:
- a CDS encoding response regulator, which encodes MEKATVLIVDDTPENIDILVGILGKDYKIKVAIDGPKALALAQKSAPDLILLDVMMPGMNGHEVCQKLKSEPLTCHIPVIFVTALSETEDEAQGFELGAVDYITKPVSPAVVKARVKTHLSLYDQKRLLESEVAQRTKELSETRFEIIRRLGRAAEYKDNETGLHVIRMSHYARLLAIASGHSSRFCELVYNAAPMHDIGKIGTPDSILKKPGKLDADEWKEMQAHAQIGAEIIGDHDDPLLQMAKRIAISHHEKWDGSGYPHGLSGEDIPIEGRIIAIADVFDALTSTRPYKKAWTVEDTMALIEKESGKHFDPDLVKQFRSVLDDVKEIKAKHEETF
- the ygfZ gene encoding tRNA-modifying protein YgfZ, which gives rise to MTLATTQPDWDFLHTSPDLFVANLTHLGLIEITGEQGKTFIHGQVTTDITSLTDQQWRWGAHCDAKGKMISSFRTFSCNDSLFTLHTASALPLSLAQWQKYAVFSKAELTDISASKCIIGIAGNTASQFVEQEFGAINDELTVVDNSIILKDNDRFILILNEDIASKVIVASKQPLLNASAWQALEIKAGYANIDANHSAEFVPQMCNVQAVNGISFEKGCYMGQETIARMKYRGGNKRALYILSGTASDTVNSETQIEVQMDGDYRRAGKVIESVQYNGQVLLTAVLANDTDNDAVLRISDDSHSLLSVVPLPYSLDEE
- the serA gene encoding phosphoglycerate dehydrogenase, which codes for MAKHSLDKDKIKILLLEGVHQTAVDVLERAGYTNIEYHKASLPEDELLKSIKDAHFVGLRSRTQLTADVLNHAEKLVAIGCFCIGTNQVDIAAAEKLGVPVFNAPFSNTRSVAELVLGEIIMLMRGIPQRNAHAHRGGWLKSAAGSYEVRGKTLGVIGYGHIGTQLGILAETLGMKVVFFDIEDKLPLGNASQIHSLEALLNEADVISLHVPETPQTKDMFGATEFAQMREKSIFINASRGTVVDIEALSEALKSGHLAGAAIDVFPVEPKSNDDEFVSPLRGLDNVILTPHIGGSTAEAQENIGIEVAGKLAKYSDNGSTVSAVNFPEVTLPQHKGTSRLLHIHHNRPGVLIKINQAFSEKGINIAAQYLQTTADIGYVVMEVDSNQAEQALGELKAIDGTIRTRVLF
- a CDS encoding DUF2238 domain-containing protein, whose protein sequence is MNKKVIWLVIYCSVLCWSVISPKDMFTWWLEALPALLAIPILFFTRNKFPLTSLSYLLILIHCCVLLVGAKYTYAEVPLFDWLAQLMDSDRNNYDKVGHLAQGFIPVMLAREVMLRNHVLQPGYWCQFLSVCFVLAFSAFYELIEWWVALLTGEDAEAFLGTQGYVWDTQSDMFMALVGGISALVLLTGLHNKQLASLNRH
- a CDS encoding helix-turn-helix transcriptional regulator; protein product: MNSNIDELVFLHQVAAPCHLAILAESIGLKTRIVKHASELEVEKNTNSFYLIAQKGAALDSKGIPLLVSRLVNHVPVALYQVERGSLDQESALLLGVRGLLYADQRMDLMLTGLRKMVADELWYDRPLISKIFRRLVQKLDANIDIPPDTVAMLQMLTSRERTIIQLVSSGARNKEIAHRLCISEHTVKAHISSIFRKTQSRNRVELLRWAQTYQAHFEFA